One Kitasatospora sp. MAP12-44 DNA segment encodes these proteins:
- a CDS encoding ATP-binding cassette domain-containing protein has translation MIEAVGLTKRYGPKTAVEDLSFSVRPGIVTGFLGPNGAGKSTTMRMLLGLDAPSAGHATVNGRRYAEHAAPLREVGAMLEARAIHTGRSAYNHLLALAATHGIPRSRVDEVIDVVGLREVAKRRAGGFSLGMGQRLGIASALLGDPATLILDEPVNGLDPEGILWIRNLLKSLASEGRTVLVSSHLMSEMALTAEHLIVIGRGKLIADTSVAEFTRSASNGGVLVRTPDSVRLAELLTVLPGVSVETADDVQVLRVQGADSEQIGRLAAEHALVLFELTPQQASLEEAFMELTRDAVEYEAVVATPALVKEPAA, from the coding sequence ATGATCGAAGCCGTCGGCCTCACCAAGCGCTACGGCCCGAAAACCGCCGTCGAGGACCTGAGTTTCAGCGTCCGACCCGGCATCGTCACCGGATTCCTCGGCCCCAACGGGGCCGGCAAGTCCACCACCATGCGGATGCTGCTCGGCCTGGACGCCCCCAGCGCCGGCCACGCCACCGTCAACGGCCGCCGCTACGCCGAGCACGCCGCCCCGCTGCGCGAGGTCGGCGCCATGCTGGAGGCGCGCGCCATCCACACCGGCCGCAGCGCCTACAACCACCTGCTCGCGCTGGCCGCCACGCACGGCATCCCGCGCTCGCGGGTGGACGAGGTCATCGACGTGGTCGGCCTGCGCGAGGTGGCCAAGCGACGGGCCGGCGGCTTCTCGCTCGGCATGGGCCAGCGCCTGGGCATCGCCTCCGCGCTGCTCGGCGACCCGGCCACGCTGATCCTCGACGAGCCGGTCAACGGGCTCGACCCCGAGGGCATCCTGTGGATCCGCAACCTGCTCAAGTCGCTGGCGAGCGAGGGCCGTACGGTCCTGGTCTCCTCGCACCTGATGAGCGAGATGGCGCTGACCGCCGAGCACCTGATCGTGATCGGCCGCGGCAAGCTGATCGCCGACACCTCGGTCGCCGAGTTCACCCGCAGCGCCTCCAACGGCGGCGTGCTGGTGCGCACTCCCGACTCGGTGCGCCTGGCCGAGCTGCTGACCGTGCTGCCGGGCGTGAGCGTGGAGACCGCTGACGACGTCCAGGTCCTCCGGGTGCAGGGCGCCGACAGCGAGCAGATCGGCCGACTGGCCGCCGAGCACGCGCTGGTGCTGTTCGAGCTCACGCCGCAGCAGGCCTCGCTGGAGGAGGCGTTCATGGAACTCACCAGGGACGCCGTGGAGTACGAGGCCGTCGTGGCCACCCCCGCCCTGGTCAAGGAGCCCGCAGCATGA
- a CDS encoding ABC transporter permease subunit, giving the protein MSTVTVISTKAGAGKVTLPRVVNSEWIKFRTLRSSYFTLLAAVVFMIGFGLLACYGAIDHLNHPDIHDHGGPFQVDAADRSLRGYLAAQLAIGVLGVLVVSGEYSTGMIRASMSAVPRRLPVLWAKAAVFGAVTLVLTGVTAFVAFFGGQAILSANHVQTTLSATGVLRTVLGTALYLTLVGLLAVAIGALIRNTAGGIAAVFGLLLVLPTLVEVLPASWGTHISPYLPGAAGQAVATLNPDPGTLAPWTGFAVMCVYVVVALAGAATVLKRRDA; this is encoded by the coding sequence ATGAGCACCGTCACCGTGATCTCGACCAAGGCCGGCGCCGGCAAGGTCACCCTGCCCCGGGTGGTCAACTCCGAGTGGATCAAGTTCCGCACCCTGCGGTCGAGCTACTTCACGCTGCTCGCCGCGGTCGTCTTCATGATCGGCTTCGGCCTGCTGGCCTGCTACGGCGCGATCGACCACCTGAACCACCCCGACATCCACGACCACGGCGGCCCGTTCCAGGTCGACGCGGCCGACCGCAGCCTGCGCGGCTACCTGGCCGCCCAGCTGGCCATCGGCGTGCTCGGCGTGCTGGTCGTCAGCGGCGAGTACAGCACCGGCATGATCCGTGCCTCGATGTCCGCCGTCCCGCGCCGGCTGCCGGTGCTCTGGGCGAAGGCGGCCGTGTTCGGCGCGGTCACCCTGGTGCTGACCGGCGTGACGGCGTTCGTCGCCTTCTTCGGCGGCCAGGCCATCCTCTCGGCCAACCACGTGCAGACCACGCTGTCCGCCACCGGTGTCCTGCGCACGGTGCTGGGCACCGCGCTCTACCTGACCCTGGTCGGGCTGCTCGCGGTCGCCATCGGCGCGCTGATCCGCAACACCGCCGGCGGCATCGCCGCGGTGTTCGGCCTGCTGCTGGTGCTGCCCACCCTGGTCGAGGTGCTGCCGGCCTCGTGGGGCACCCACATCAGCCCGTACCTGCCCGGCGCGGCCGGCCAGGCGGTGGCCACGCTGAACCCCGACCCCGGCACGCTCGCCCCCTGGACGGGCTTCGCCGTGATGTGCGTCTACGTCGTGGTGGCGCTGGCCGGTGCGGCCACGGTGCTGAAGCGGCGTGATGCATGA
- a CDS encoding histidine kinase — translation MTTAELLPAALGRRFPRAARGLAGLRVRLLTQRYPTTVDFGFALAVLALTAAAHGRHLHLRDHPWVWVLQVALVLPLTFRRRAPFAVFGVTAGVAFVQWLTSEAMPADIAVLLALYTVAAHCPRRRTLVAYGVAELGVVLAVSRWAVPRNAFDGPLEIWFKAAFMLSGASTAAAVLGLNVRARRAQLGALRERARELELQRDQQAALAVAEERSRIAREMHDIVTHNLSVMVALADGAVYANPHAPAKATAAMRQSAETGRQALTDMRRFLGVLRADEPDALRHPQPGIGQLAALAAQVRAAGLPTELRLSGETDGISPGAQLTVYRLVQESLTNTLKHTAPGARAVVVVECSAAAVQLEIRDDGRAVSIGSGSVSANAGTSAAGQVGHVGHGLGGMRERAAAYGGELSAGPLPGGGWRVAVTLDLGPDPQEVPPS, via the coding sequence ATGACCACCGCCGAACTCCTCCCGGCAGCCCTCGGGCGGCGCTTTCCTCGCGCCGCCCGAGGGCTGGCTGGCCTGCGCGTACGGCTGCTCACCCAGCGCTACCCCACCACCGTCGACTTCGGCTTCGCGCTGGCCGTGCTGGCGCTGACCGCCGCGGCCCACGGCCGGCACCTGCATCTGCGGGACCACCCGTGGGTCTGGGTGCTGCAGGTCGCCCTGGTGCTGCCGCTGACCTTCCGCCGCCGCGCGCCCTTCGCCGTCTTCGGGGTGACCGCCGGCGTCGCCTTCGTCCAGTGGCTGACCAGCGAGGCGATGCCGGCCGACATCGCCGTCCTGCTGGCGCTCTACACGGTGGCCGCGCACTGCCCCCGGCGGCGGACCCTGGTGGCCTACGGGGTGGCCGAACTGGGCGTGGTGCTCGCGGTGAGCCGCTGGGCGGTGCCGCGCAACGCCTTTGACGGCCCGCTGGAGATCTGGTTCAAGGCCGCCTTCATGCTCTCCGGCGCCAGCACGGCCGCCGCCGTGCTCGGCCTCAACGTCCGGGCCCGGCGGGCCCAGCTCGGCGCGCTGCGCGAGCGGGCCCGCGAGCTGGAACTCCAGCGCGACCAGCAGGCCGCCCTGGCGGTGGCCGAGGAGCGCTCGCGGATCGCCCGGGAGATGCACGACATCGTCACGCACAACCTCTCGGTGATGGTCGCGCTCGCCGACGGCGCGGTCTACGCCAACCCGCACGCCCCCGCCAAGGCCACCGCCGCGATGCGCCAGTCCGCCGAGACCGGGCGCCAGGCGCTCACCGACATGCGGCGCTTCCTCGGGGTGCTGCGCGCCGACGAACCGGACGCGCTGCGCCACCCGCAGCCCGGCATCGGCCAGCTGGCGGCGCTGGCCGCCCAGGTCAGGGCGGCCGGTCTGCCCACCGAGCTGCGCCTGAGCGGGGAGACGGACGGGATCTCGCCCGGCGCCCAGCTGACCGTCTACCGGCTGGTGCAGGAGTCGTTGACCAACACGCTCAAGCACACCGCCCCCGGCGCCCGCGCGGTGGTCGTGGTGGAGTGCTCGGCCGCCGCCGTACAGCTGGAGATCCGCGACGACGGGCGGGCCGTGTCGATCGGCAGCGGATCGGTGAGCGCGAACGCGGGCACGAGCGCGGCGGGCCAGGTCGGCCACGTCGGCCACGGCCTGGGCGGCATGCGCGAGCGCGCGGCAGCGTACGGTGGCGAGCTGAGCGCCGGACCGCTGCCCGGTGGCGGCTGGCGGGTGGCTGTCACCCTCGACCTCGGACCGGACCCCCAGGAGGTACCGCCCTCATGA